From the Lolium rigidum isolate FL_2022 chromosome 2, APGP_CSIRO_Lrig_0.1, whole genome shotgun sequence genome, one window contains:
- the LOC124689404 gene encoding uncharacterized protein LOC124689404 yields the protein MAGATADEREILVDLAVRQSPPLLHRPQEMASLPIPEELLPGIFLRLPDPADLARASAACVSFRRHITDRSFLRQYRKLHAPPLLGFVEIKGEFHRASPPYPSVSAASAVALAADFSFSFLPAPACQWFILDIRDSRVLLYRTCLPGTAFLLKEMLVCDPLHRQYLRLPPIPDELSTSVEKWHTFLVHQSDLEAAEETAFRVIWMACLGHKLAAFVFSSTTGQWQAGPSHSGWIESSGALSRSQYANGCFYWVTDCREKLLVLDTRRMEFSTIDAPPETKLDDVNVAIVEAGEGRLGMFVLPCGSDLSYIIRRNNVGSSGQWQLEKTISLGYDTYWYCFVGSMRGHLFLEHMGDFFLLDVKSFKLETVSASDHTFLWPRAYSNFPPSLLSSPTVASGVEEGG from the exons atggccGGCGCCACGGCCGACGAGCGCGAGATCCTGGTGGACCTGGCCGTCCGCCAGTCTCCTCCGCTGCTGCATCGCCCCCAGGAAATGGCATCGCTGCCGATCCCCGAAGAGCTCCTGCCGGGCATCTTCCTCCGCCTCCCCGACCCGGCCGacctcgcccgcgcctccgccgcctgCGTCTCCTTCCGCCGCCACATCACCGACCGCTCCTTCCTCCGGCAGTACCGCAAGCTCCATGCCCCGCCCCTCCTCGGCTTCGTCGAAATAAAGGGAGAATTCCACCGCGCCAGCCCGCCTTACCCCTCCGTGTCGGCAGCcagcgccgtcgccctcgccgctgacttctccttctccttcctcccTGCCCCCGCCTGCCAGTGGTTCATCCTGGACATCCGCGACAGCCGCGTCCTCCTCTACAGGACCTGCTTGCCGGGCACCGCCTTCCTGCTCAAGGAGATGCTGGTGTGCGACCCCTTGCACCGGCAATATCTTCGGCTTCCCCCAATCCCCGACGAATTATCCACTTCAGTGGAGAAATGGCACACGTTCCTCGTCCATCAGAGTGATCTGGAGGCTGCGGAAGAGACAGCCTTCAGAGTGATCTGGATGGCATGTCTCGGACATAAACTGGCAGCCTTTGTCTTCTCTTCCACCACCGGACAATGGCAAGCTGGTCCATCACATAGTGGCTGGATCGAATCATCTGGCGCCCTCTCTCGTTCCCAATACGCGAATGGATGCTTCTATTGGGTGACAGATTGCAGAGAAAAGTTGTTAGTACTTGATACTAGAAGGATGGAGTTCTCCACCATCGATGCCCCACCCGAAACCAAACTTGATGATGTGAATGTAGCCATTGTGGAGGCAGGGGAAGGCAGGCTTGGGATGTTTGTTCTACCCTGTGGATCTGACCTCAGTTATATCATTAGGCGAAACAATGTTGGGAGCTCCGGCCAGTGGCAGTTGGAGAAGACAATCTCCTTAGGTTATGATACTTATTGGTACTGTTTCGTTGGCTCAATGCGGGGACACTTGTTCCTAGAGCATATGGGAGACTTCTTCTTGTTGGACGTCAAGTCATTCAAGCTTGAGACGGTGTCTGCTTCAGATCATACGTTTCTTTGGCCGCGTGCATATAGCAACTTTCCACCATCATTGTTGTCGTCACCGACAGTAGCAAGTG GCGTTGAGGAAGGGGGTTAA
- the LOC124686137 gene encoding WD repeat-containing protein RUP2-like has product MTNPSSPSSPPSTSRHQRRRHSQEANDDDEVDHGITFPARPEEDDELSPPRLEWDFRLAATVPSPALAGASDAIGSVDFDPAGRLLATGGIARKVRIYTVADFLHPPTQSTSSSCSPAACICVPAKLSSVRWRPEGGAVGCGDYDGVVTEYDAERGVASWERDEHAGRRVWALDYAPHGASMAASGSDDRTAHVWDPRAPSGTSWATARAGGAVLCVEFDPSGGPQLAVGSADRRAAVYDVRALGHGAVACMDGHARAVTYVRWAPARRVVTSAADGTHRLWEWPAATAVSGPAREVRSYSGHVSGRSFVGMGLWRGAGLVASGSESNHVFVYDLRWAKPVWVHPFGLGDGDAGGGFVSAVAWRQGDADAGGGALVAGRSDGVLKMFTCQRRTTDNPQVDDQ; this is encoded by the coding sequence ATGACCAACCCCTCCTCCCCCTCTTCACCTCCCTCCACCTCCCGACACCAGCGCCGACGACATAGCCAAGAagccaacgacgacgacgaggtcgaCCACGGCATTACGTTTCccgcgcggccggaggaggacgacgagctgTCGCCGCCTCGGCTGGAATGGGACTTCCGGCTCGCGGCCACGGTGCCGTCCCCGGCGCTGGCGGGCGCGTCGGACGCCATCGGCAGCGTCGACTTCgaccccgccggccgcctcctcgcCACCGGCGGCATCGCGCGCAAGGTCCGGATATACACCGTCGCCGACTTCCTGCACCCGCCAACGCAGTCTACGTCGTCGTCATGTAGCCCCGCGGCGTGCATCTGCGTGCCGGCAAAGCTCAGCAGCGTGCGGTGGCGGCCCGAGGGAGGCGCGGTGGGGTGCGGCGACTACGACGGCGTCGTGACGGAGTACGACGCGGAGCGCGGCGTGGCGTCGTGGGAGCGCGACGAGCACGCGGGGCGGCGCGTGTGGGCGCTCGACTACGCGCCCCACGGCGCGTCCATGGCGGCGTCCGGCTCCGACGACCGCACGGCGCACGTCTGGGACCCGCGCGCGCCCTCCGGGACGTCGTGGGCCACGGCGCGGGCCGGCGGCGCGGTTCTGTGCGTGGAGTTCGACCCCTCCGGCGGTCCGCAGCTGGCCGTGGGCTCGGCGGACCGGCGCGCAGCCGTGTACGACGTGCGCGCGCTGGGCCACGGCGCGGTGGCGTGCATGGACGGGCACGCGCGCGCCGTCACGTACGTGCGCTGGGCGCCGGCGCGGAGGGTGGTGACGTCGGCCGCCGACGGGACGCACCGGCTGTGGGagtggccggcggcgacggcggtgtcGGGCCCTGCGCGGGAGGTGCGGTCGTACAGCGGCCACGTGAGCGGGAGGAGCTTCGTGGGGATGGGCCTGTGGCGGGGCGCGGGGCTGGTGGCCAGCGGGTCCGAGTCCAACCACGTCTTCGTCTACGACCTCAGGTGGGCTAAGCCAGTCTGGGTCCACCCCTTCGGcctcggcgacggcgacgccggcggcggcttcgtcAGCGCCGTCGCCTGGCGGCAGGGCGACGCCGACGCCGGCGGAGGGGCGCTCGTCGCCGGCAGGTCCGACGGCGTGCTCAAGATGTTCACGTGCCAGCGCCGGactactgataacccacaagtcgaCGACCAATAG